The Lolium perenne isolate Kyuss_39 chromosome 6, Kyuss_2.0, whole genome shotgun sequence genome segment agaattgccaagtgttttatggatcatccgaacaacaccaaatacggcgacgcaagaaactccgttcttcctcgtccacggagctgaggcagtactgccaattgagatagagcatgattctccaagagtgatagagtatgacgaagaaacttcaagaaaagctttggaggacgacgtagacgcactcgatgaagctcgagatgaagtactttcacgagtcaccaaataccagcaggacctcaaaaactaccacagtcgacgattaaggccaagatctttccaggtcggagatttggtcttacggttaaatcaaaaaagtactgaaaagctcgaatcgtcatggctaggcccttacatcatcacagaagtaatcgaaggaggtgcatacaggatcaaggataagaagacaggggttcctgagaaaaacccctggaacgtggcgcagctcaggcggttctacgcctagagtagaaatatagtcctcctctgtaaaaatacaatatactgaaacgcccgcgagttttcagacgcactcttttccttttcggggcaccgagtggggccggaaagatttttaatgaggcgggctcgcggtgctgcaatataataaagatagtggagatatatttcttattcaaaaaaaaaagttgacttacgagctgatgagggactcaaggtatgggtcgtaagctgccttctggcgtgcaggagcaacttcttcggctttggaggtgccggaatcttcgacatcgtcccttttccttttgttctttggagaaacagcaggaggaggagattgtgccgatgcagtgccttcagaagatcccgcagatttttgagaatctacgggttcattcacaaaagagggggcatcttggttgtcgtcggtgacaacggccctttccttgacttctccaccttcaggaaggggaggaagcgagacaagatttggatggtcctATATAtaaaaaaacaggggaagatgtcaagaaaggagttacaaaaaaaagatagcaaggcaataacaaatcaatcgacaaagtttaccttgggaagcgcattggtggcgctgtacggttttacacgacaggaagaagggacatgatcttttttgctgagggaggagatttttcggacaagcttttctaagtccttgacctctaaatccgccgacaaccgatctacgtccttgttgccagcatacttccagagagggtatttgcgagcttgaagaggctgcaccctggttctaagaaaatacgctgtgatttgaatacctgacagctccttgccgcgagtattttgcaactcatggatacgagtcatcagggcctctgtcgacattttttcttcttcggtagcctctgcaccccaggagcggcggcgaaggattttctcggcaccatcgaagggagggatgttgtcttcagcacatccatggttctcctcctaaatgtacaaccacttcttgcgccacccctgaactgagtcagggagtttgacgtcgaagtagtcgactgtggggcgaacggaaataacaatgccgcctatattatatgcgacattgggagagccattacggcgacaaaagaaaatgcgcttccatagcgcctagttaggctggacgccaaggaaggcctcgcagagagtgatgaaaatggagatgtggaggatagaatttggcgtgaggtggtgaagttgcagaccataaacgaaaagcagtccgcggaggaaaggatgaatgggggcggagagaccgcggacccgataccccattggaggggttgggtagctttcttcgctagggaagcacagcgccttcggcttcttgctgatccccagcttcttcaagagattgatgtcctgggtggaaattttggacctttcccactccgcgcttcccagatctacggcagccattgacgacTCTGGTGTGCTGTGTCTGATCaaccgacgaggtggcatcaacaatggcgcgggaATGCAGCTAGGAGAGGATGAGCTCTGgaagttgtggggcgcaggaggaagttttgcagatGAAAGCAgaggaacggcgcgagcggaagtgctcgacgaagaagaaggggatcttatatagaggtgcggtgaagcggcggaccgttggatggaaaaagtgtgcggcagatgataaccacgtggaaacaggggtaaaaaagtattttaacattggagaggttacggtacgtgcgccaggaaaagcggaggacgtgtgtcccccacctgcacgacgtgtcaagataatggttactttgggcccgcaaggcagcgagagaaaacttctcgcgattttcggactcgaaatcgtggttatcgtcagcaataacgtcacctttgcaggaaaaaattcgcctcaacagtttcataaaaaaggcgacatggaaaaatattggtgagcctttgatcaaatacaagtttttgatcaaatgctcgggggctactttgaaaaaatgaaaagatcaagaaagacaaaatagaaatggcgtgagcctatgatcaaatacaaatatttgttcatagcctcgggggctactcccatcgggagcgctgttcgcacaCCCGAGaaaattgtaaaacttcgggagagaaagaaaatatagcggcataagacgtggagcctacacccaagcacaagttcttggctgtagcctcgggggctactcccatcgggaacgctgttcgcgtgcccgatgaaattataaaaaagaaagaaagaatgaaaagaagaaacatagaagagcaaaagagtatatttcgagttataaataactctgcatatactcccatcgggagagcaatataagtcatctttgactcaataaaatgtgccattccaacagccgaataagcactcgacaatatattctcagaacgccaaagttgcgatcaatttctgaatgccgcaaaactttgcgaaggtaagaccccagatccgttctgtgaggcgtggcgccgtctctgacgacggttagctacttttatccgtatcaacagatacgaagaaaaatcctaacggacgcgttaggtacccgataaatttgactgggactcgacagaatggtaagaccttaagcggcacctgtcgaagtttacaccagtatcccgagatcatgtccagggacgtgatcttgaagtaggtttttgcggattgccactagagcagttaactagtacctgatccgtcagatgaactagccccaactaccattatccctgtacaatatagaaatttatgtgaagaaatatcgaAAGGttttaaagttgtcgagtaaaaataaacagtcgagattttccctgattctacgattcaagcaaaatctcgggggctactgacataggcatccccaatgggcctgccgaagatagtacccggggtttactgaagacccattacccgaagaataagaagattcggaagcccaagatactattaaggaaagctagagttgtaataggaagcattatttgtaatcttgcgggatgagttagaaacccttccggactctgtaacttgtacaacacgaatccctcggctccgcctcctatataagggggagtcgagggacaaagaaagcatcgaatcattgtctctcaaaccctagttttcataatcgtcgagtacttttcggctgaaaccttcgagatctacttgccctctacttccaactaaaccctagtctacaacccgtaggcattgacaagttaataccttgtcaacaagagattacaatcataacctacgccaagtactacacgatgcacacactgtcaccattacaccgtggaggagaaatagactactttaataacatcactagaatagcacatagatgatattcaactagatcacataaagagagagatgaaccacatagctacagcggagctctcagccccgggggtgaattactccctcctcatcatggagacagcgatggcggtgaagatggcggtggaaacggcggtggagatgactcccggggaaattccccgtcccggcggcgtgccggaacagagacttctgtcccccgaattggagtttcgcgatggcggcggctctggaaggttttctcgggtttcgtcaatcggtgtcgaggatTTATGTCAGGgaggactaaataggcgaagaggcggagtcggaggggccacgggggacccacacactaggggggcgcgcccccctggccacgccgccctgtggggtgggcccccctggctcccctctggcccctcttcggtgctctggaagcttccgggaaaaataagatattgggcgttgatttcgtctgattccgagaatatttcctttgtaagatttctgaaaccaaaaacagcagaaaacagcaactgacccttcggcatctcgtcaataggttagttccggaaaacgcataaaaacgatataaagtgtgaacaaaacatgtaggtattgtcataaaacaagcatgaacatcagaaattatagatatgttggagacgtatcagtaggccACACGTGTAAGCGCAGCGAGATTGGCTAGTCTCTCCGTGGCGAATGTCAAGTCCAATCCACTCCACCATAACTTATTAATAAATGTCGATCCATTATGGCACCAACCACGATGTAATTATCTGCCGGTCTAGGATCTGCCATGGGGAAATATGTGTGTCATCATTGCTTGCAGCCGGTAATGCCTATTCGCTGGCCAAAAGACTTTTGCAGGGGACTACAACTTGTGCCATCCAAAAATCCGCCGGAAAAGGGGGCATTTTTTTGGAGTGGTCgtatgatatggatatccagacCTGGTACTCTAGGACGGTCATTGATATGATAATTGGGTCTAAGATTGTACCAGTATTTTATTatagtcttgttattaggagataataatgtagccaggtcatgtggtggaccAATCAGATTAAATTAGTGTTGCGTTTGATTGGGTCTGTCCAAGCCAAACCAAGTTAGGCCCAAGTGGGGCGCCCCAGCCTAGcaaggctggccggccacctcttcccctcatataagtggaggtggggctagggttaggggtagaacaagtttagtctaaagattggggttttccccattgcgtgtgttcacgtgtatcattcctccgggggtacggcgctgccgtttatctatattatccgctgcgaaggtttttgtgttcatcaaggattatctagctcttggtttgaggcgtatcgttcatcgatccgttgcttgctggattcgttccctcttctccaggctgcgttcatcgtgtTGTTGGGAGAATTCTCTACCCTagattctcgctgtgaaagatcgggcatcaaccaaggaggatccagtgggtcgctCGCTTATCATCGTATTTATGCAAGCTTAACGTGTAAAGTTAGAATATGAGACAACACATTATATGACTTACAATATTTGTACCGTCAACTCTACGTCTCAAGAAGAGGGATACAATGAATTGGTACCGAGTCTATCTTTGTGGATGCACCTAGAAGTAGGGATGAAAATGGAGCCGGAAGTTTTTAACTTTTTCGTCGAAAACCATGAACGAAATGAAAATACGGAAAGGAAATAGAATTTTGCAAACAGAAATGAAATTTAATTGGCAGAATTGGAAAGAAAAACGAAACGTCATTTTCCAGAACATATGCAGAAATGGAGTTGGATAGTATGGAATTTCCATTTTATGGTTGATGTGCATGGTCCAATCAACAAGCACATTCGATGACCTTGCCAAGCCGAACTTACAAAGCCGATCATCACAAAACTAGTAATGAAGTAATCCCTTGATGCATTTTAGGAGGCTTCCATGGTTTGAAATTTCCCCTATTCCCTAATAAATTGAGGCCACACTAGAATTAAGGAACAAGTTTGTTGGTTCGCTTGAATtctgcagtttttttttttttggcatgaTTCAAGGGTACTCTTGGTTTTGCATCGCTCCGTGTGTACCATATTTGTTGTGTATCTATTTTCGACAATATTTGCTTCAATTTTCGTTTCTGAGGTTTCTGTATTCGTTTTGGCTTGTATGAAAATAAATATGGCACCACTAAGTTTTGTCCGTTTCAGCTCCGTTTTCATCCAGATCCATATCATAAAAAATGCATGCAGAACCACCCAAAAGTTATAATTTTGATCGCACCTAATACTATACGAtaatttctatttattttttactTTTCTAATCTTTTGTTAGCAAATgctacattgttgatcatgtgaacaAAATACATCAAATAAAAAACACGCAAGAAAAGCACATCCCTTGATAATCAAAAATTAAATAAGGTCTTTCCAACTCCACTTAGGCATCTCCGTTTCTTCCTCTAGCTTGGGTGAAGAAAAAGGCCGAAGAGGAAACCAACACAATCTAGGCTAATGTTAAGGGTTTTGGAAGATCAACATTCAACATGAAAGAAGTCACAAAGCTCAAAAAAGAGAAACATGAAAACTACGGACCAAACGGTCTTGACACCACCACCGCTGCCACCATGTTTGGCCAAATCAGCGGACTGAAATATTCTAAAGTGAAAACTGCGGATTCACAAACAATCAAGCTCCTTCGAATTTGCCATCTCAATAAACCTAATCTAAGATATAATAGTGCTACTCCCTTCGATTTATATTAATTAACTCAATTTTATCTACATACATTACCTACTAGTGGTCTCCATAGTCAAAATGCCAAAGCAAGAAGGCAGAAACCCCGTGTAAGAACATAAATAATATCTGCAGTGTGATGGTCTGTGATTCTCCATTTGCTGGTGCCACAAAAGTTCATCGACAACGTGGACTACCGGTGGAAACACTTGTGGGGAAAAAATGGCACAATCTGCATgggtgtaagagcatctccactcgtctccccgaacaggcccccggcgtgccattttttcatccggacggcgaaaaatggcccagccgcgcccccggttcctcgtttttcgccggatttgggctttcatccatccggcgagcccacgccaaccccggCCTAACGggaagcgctcggggactccggacgaagcgaaagcgcgcgaaacgccgaGAAATCTCTCCCGCATTTTCGTTTCGTCTTCGCCGCGGAGGTGGCCCCGACCGGTCAGCGACacgcgcatcgtcttccgcgcactcatcgtcttccgcgcacgcatcttCTTCCGCGCGCAGTAAAGGCTGCCGCTGGTCAgttcgccgcggacgcgtcgcattccacgcggcattaatcgccggcgccagccgcgcctatatacgccgCTCCGCTCGCCGTGACGCGTATCCCTGCTCCACTCtcccgatggcgttctacgacgacgacggcgcagccaacaacagcttcccccgccggtcgctccacgcgtgggaggggcacctcctccaccaggcggggtacccctgcccgccggacacgaggcctcccggcggcgggtggcggctaagtgctggtggcgtgccaatcccgccgccgcctcagggccacgccctcgatgccgccatcgaggaggctcggatggcgatgacggaggaagaatgcgccgacccgcgccaccaccccaagaactacacgcggtggaactccttcttcctccggcggtgggagcgggaactggcgtcctacgacggcccgccgcctccgcctccgcgcaacaatgccgcgggtcgccggcgttggtggagcgcgccgaaTAGGACGCTCCATaacgtcctcgagcacatcgagggcggcaacctcccggtgctcacgatgccccctccatcgagggcatcgacCAGCCGGCGCCGGGGAAAcagctggcagccacggcgcatggctgccagctcgtcgtcttccgacACGGCGTCGAGGTCGCTCTCCAGGTCGgcgccatccttggcgccggtgaaaaagGAGCCGGCTTCCCCGCCGAGCCACCGCACGCGCGGCGGCGGCATCGTCATCCGCGAGCCCTCGACGGCACAAGGACGGCTCCGCCCGAAGCGCGAACAGGAGACCTCCGGCGAGCGAAAGCGCAAGCCGGCGAAGGTGAAGGTGGAAGAGGCCGAAAGCGCCGAGGACGCCGCCATCCTCGAGGCCGTCAtcgcgaggtccctccaggacctcgtccccgctgagaacgccatgccgctcgaccaggcctacgcctggtcgagggagcagtgggagaaggaggaggcggagcggcaggcgaggctcctccaggacgtcgctcgctaccgccggcctgcgactcctccatccggcgccgccgtccccgtcgtcgacctcgaagcctccgacgatgacctgtacaagccatcgccgtccccgcctcgcaccagtggccggtggggagacgccggccaaggCAACAGCCAGGCGGCTTCGGCGCCGCCGCGGTTCGACGACGATGGCTCcgacgacgatggcggcgactacacggtgttctaccgccatttcggcatgtagagcgccgtgtttttatatttacagttgtattcccctagccgaattcgaaatatagtcgaattcggtctctatgtatgaacttcgccccctatatagtaaatatcattaatttagtctaaattcgaccgttttatgccgtagtttgtcaagtttccgtttttcaaatttagatcgccgtcttcgcctgagatcacggctgggaaactactcctccccacgccaaatttacgtccaatccggacgtaaatttccccggatttcgggcgtggggagggcaaacgattggagatgctctaactgttACGGAGTATTTCAGTAGAGTTAAATATGTGGGCCCGGCCCATCACAAACGGGAGCAACCGACCTGCGTGCTCTATAAAAGCATCGACCGGATCAGACAGGCCAGCTCGATCGCTAAAGCCCCCCGCGATCGCGAAGCCGGCGGCGGCGATGGGACGACGACGAAGTCGACGTTTCAGGAATAGATCATCGTGCGTCCCGCGGCCGCCGGAGCCGGAGAGGGACTGGGCGGAGCTGCATCCGGACCTGATCTCGTGCATCCTCAAGCGACTGGACCAGGTCGAGCTGCTGGTCGGCGGCGTGGCGACCGTGTGCCGCTCCTGGCGGCGCGCCCGGGAGGAGCCGGTCCTGTGGCGCCGCATCGACCTACGCGGAGGCCTGTACTTCGCCCCGCCATCCGGCGCTCGGGCCTGCCTCCCCAACATGGTGCGGGCAGCGCTCCGGCACAGCGCGGGGCAGTGCGAGGCTTTCTTGTGCGACCGCATCTACGACGACTCCCTCTTTGCGATCGCCAAGCGGTAAGATTGTTCCTAGGGGCACCCCTATTGTTAGTTTGATTCTTCCGCTCGTCGTTTATTTGGTTTAGACTGCATATATATTTCAAGGAGGAAATTAAATATAAAGATCTTTTAATTCCGAATATGCTTGAACTAATGTCCTAACTTAACTTTGCAGGGCACCCTCGCTAAAAAGCCTTCATCTCATCACAAGCAAAGTATCCAACGAAGGGTTTGCAAAGGCCATCAAGATGTTACCTCTCCTTGAGGAGCTCGAGATTTCGCACTGTTCACCTCTAGATCAACTAAAGGCGGTTGAACTTGTTGCTGGCGCATGCCCACTACTGAAGCACTTCAGACTTGTCTCAAGATACGGTAACAAGGAGGTGGGATTTGTGGTTGCAAGGATGAGCAGGCTGCGTTCCTTGCATCTTGTCCGCCTTACCCTCGACAATCAAGGGTTGACAGCCATCCTTGACAGCTGCCACGACCTAAAGTACCTCAACATGCGAAATTGTAGCCCGGTTACCATGGATGATGACCTACGAGCGAAGCTTTCCCGAATCAACGTGGATAACCGTGAGTACAAGGATGACTGTGAGTACTGGAGTTA includes the following:
- the LOC127309765 gene encoding putative F-box/LRR-repeat protein 9 codes for the protein MGRRRSRRFRNRSSCVPRPPEPERDWAELHPDLISCILKRLDQVELLVGGVATVCRSWRRAREEPVLWRRIDLRGGLYFAPPSGARACLPNMVRAALRHSAGQCEAFLCDRIYDDSLFAIAKRAPSLKSLHLITSKVSNEGFAKAIKMLPLLEELEISHCSPLDQLKAVELVAGACPLLKHFRLVSRYGNKEVGFVVARMSRLRSLHLVRLTLDNQGLTAILDSCHDLKYLNMRNCSPVTMDDDLRAKLSRINVDNREYKDDCEYWSYIDDRYYYSGMHDFWSLEECAEESYADNYYYRGDGDDVADADIEEHEKILDIKSMRRYLS